From Verrucomicrobia bacterium S94, the proteins below share one genomic window:
- a CDS encoding SDR family oxidoreductase: MDLGLHGKVAMVAASSKGLGFGIARELAKAGALVSIGARTEAEVFDAADVLIEETEAEVLPNVLDVADPDSISRWVENTTDAFGGVDALVVNAGGPPAGKFDDFDDADWEKAFNLTLMSSVRMIRQVLPLMRQAGGGSILTITSVSVKEPIDFLLLSNVMRSGVTSLAKSLSKQLAPENIRVNNLMPGRIDTDRVQSLDSMNAENLNRPVDEVKAANEAGIPLGRYGTIEEFGKLGAFLLSDAASYITGQTIAVDGGSINTVW, encoded by the coding sequence ATGGATCTGGGATTACATGGAAAAGTGGCGATGGTTGCCGCTTCAAGTAAAGGGCTGGGTTTCGGCATTGCCCGCGAACTGGCTAAAGCAGGCGCTCTGGTTTCCATCGGTGCGCGTACGGAAGCGGAAGTATTTGACGCTGCTGACGTATTGATTGAGGAAACCGAAGCCGAGGTGCTGCCGAATGTGCTTGATGTAGCTGATCCTGATTCGATTTCACGGTGGGTGGAAAATACAACGGATGCCTTTGGCGGCGTGGATGCGCTGGTGGTGAATGCCGGCGGGCCGCCGGCGGGTAAATTTGATGATTTTGACGATGCCGACTGGGAAAAGGCGTTTAATCTTACGTTGATGAGCTCGGTGCGGATGATTCGGCAGGTGCTGCCGCTGATGCGTCAGGCGGGCGGAGGGTCGATTCTCACCATCACCTCCGTTTCCGTGAAAGAGCCGATTGATTTTCTGCTGCTGTCCAATGTTATGCGCTCCGGCGTGACCAGTCTGGCCAAGAGTCTGTCGAAACAGCTCGCCCCGGAAAATATCCGGGTCAACAATCTGATGCCTGGGCGCATCGATACCGACCGTGTGCAGTCTTTAGACAGCATGAATGCGGAAAATCTGAACCGGCCGGTCGATGAGGTTAAAGCCGCTAATGAAGCGGGAATTCCGCTGGGCCGCTATGGCACGATTGAGGAGTTCGGAAAGCTCGGTGCCTTCCTGCTCTCGGATGCGGCCAGTTACATCACCGGCCAGACGATTGCTGTCGACGGCGGCTCTATCAATACTGTGTGGTAA
- a CDS encoding YihY/virulence factor BrkB family protein — protein sequence MAVTFIEKWKKFLHFLQHDLWRINQEHHSRMRAFGIETLRVMHLVFRGTKTNRCKLHASALTFATLMALIPFLVIIFSISSAIGFTTAKEWMIEQSAEIPQIQEFVNQLIELVEKTDMGALGMLGGVIFIYIIFKLLSEIEESINQIWGVQSSRAMGDKIRNYLSVLIITPVLMITANFISIQLSAFSDHYVWLGPVIKSVLQLAPVLMMTLAFIMVFMFIPNTRVSFRAALIGGFTSSLLALILQIVMLRLGIGVTRLSKIYGTFAYFPIFLFWLQMSWTILLFGAELAFAVQNRDTYAEELAAVRASMVAKLWVAFSIMKEAVRIFHSDDRSLNITDFARANNIPVRLMNEVIEVLAKADLLGQVGPEDGSEYVLLHAPEHVTAKKIYDLLVHDGASPSELGLAEDSVADEILKTADVSLDETLDAITLKKFTDGEG from the coding sequence ATGGCCGTAACGTTTATAGAAAAGTGGAAAAAATTTCTGCACTTCCTTCAGCACGATCTGTGGCGGATTAATCAGGAGCATCATTCGCGGATGCGGGCCTTCGGGATTGAAACCCTGCGCGTTATGCATCTGGTTTTCCGCGGCACCAAAACGAACCGCTGCAAGCTGCATGCCTCGGCGCTGACGTTTGCCACGCTGATGGCGCTGATTCCATTCCTCGTAATCATTTTTTCCATTTCCAGCGCCATCGGGTTTACCACGGCCAAAGAATGGATGATCGAGCAGTCGGCCGAAATTCCGCAGATTCAGGAGTTTGTAAACCAGCTGATCGAACTGGTTGAAAAAACGGACATGGGAGCGCTGGGCATGCTCGGCGGCGTGATTTTCATCTATATCATTTTCAAGCTACTGAGTGAAATCGAGGAGTCGATCAACCAGATCTGGGGGGTCCAGTCTTCGCGCGCAATGGGGGATAAAATCAGGAACTATCTTTCAGTATTGATCATTACACCGGTACTGATGATTACCGCCAATTTTATTTCGATTCAGCTGTCGGCGTTTTCGGACCATTATGTCTGGCTCGGTCCGGTGATTAAAAGTGTGCTGCAACTGGCTCCCGTACTGATGATGACGCTGGCGTTTATTATGGTGTTCATGTTTATTCCGAACACCCGGGTGAGTTTCCGCGCGGCGCTGATCGGCGGGTTCACCAGTTCGCTGCTTGCGCTGATTCTGCAGATCGTCATGCTCAGACTGGGGATCGGGGTGACACGCCTGAGTAAGATTTACGGTACATTTGCCTATTTTCCGATTTTCCTGTTCTGGCTGCAGATGAGCTGGACTATTCTACTGTTCGGGGCGGAACTGGCCTTTGCAGTGCAGAACCGCGATACCTATGCCGAGGAGCTGGCGGCCGTCCGGGCGAGTATGGTGGCCAAACTCTGGGTCGCTTTTTCGATTATGAAAGAGGCCGTTCGTATTTTTCATAGCGATGACCGGTCGCTGAATATCACGGATTTTGCCCGGGCCAACAATATACCCGTCCGCCTCATGAACGAAGTGATCGAGGTACTTGCCAAAGCCGACCTGCTCGGACAGGTCGGGCCGGAAGACGGATCGGAATATGTTCTGCTTCACGCCCCGGAGCATGTGACCGCCAAAAAAATTTATGACCTTCTGGTTCACGACGGCGCATCGCCCTCCGAACTCGGACTGGCTGAAGATTCCGTGGCAGATGAAATACTCAAAACGGCTGATGTTTCGCTCGATGAAACGCTGGATGCCATTACCTTGAAAAAGTTCACGGATGGGGAAGGGTGA
- a CDS encoding ATP-dependent helicase, with translation MISDTVQRNEGGISKEVYDLLKKHLMTNGIIYLPGQVGTYDGAAGEVQEPKLISCRTVTELGDFGKGEVAFLCTSYHDEQIVIVDPGSTGLAAGYTEKKIPVLVLELGSLIGGKRGVTPARFTKFITSGKGRSWHSFSQPETPPEKTAEAESDWKPPVRTKRDFVQLAADIDFEKELNEEQLAAVRAPDGPTLVIAAAGTGKTRTLIYRLAYLATQKRVHPDHVLLLTFTNKAAREMLERTHQLVGNQFGSYDSGTFHSFANRVLRAGANRIGFGRDFTILDSDDAKKLMRTCIDDIGVEKKHFPKPEVLLSLFGVVSGRMGDLNAAIEEEFEYSDVEADDVIKAYNLYQQKKKESNSMDFDDLLIYAHKLLLEHEDIRHHYQEEFKYVLVDEYQDTNAIQAELVHLLVQTHGNLMVVGDDFQSIYSWRGADFRNFLEFEKTYPGTQTFKLQTNYRSTPEILDVANEVIAGNPEQFQKELQAVRASDVRPKLVKVRDGSVQARYVIEKANELQRQGIALSDMCVLYRSHFHAMELEMELNRAGLAYSLTSGVRFFEKAHIKDVCSTLQLLVNPANELAFSRLLQLFPKVGAKTASKIFKKLGGRVNLQRAETCAEVLAALPSAAKADWEKIQDIFIAYREESLASDPGEVIFRFVKAFYKEYMVENFDNHKFRQEDIDGLIDFTVKFDSTEAFLQEIALLTNMDAEGGNAPAEEEQRDAIRLSTVHQAKGLEWKVVFILFVNEDMFPSKKSVEENGDAEERRLFYVAVTRAEDDLYICSPMVRRQRDGGMIFLDPSRFLTEIPEDLLEVDGGGFY, from the coding sequence ATGATTTCAGATACAGTACAGCGTAATGAGGGCGGAATCTCAAAAGAAGTATACGACCTGTTAAAAAAACACCTGATGACCAACGGCATTATTTATCTTCCCGGGCAGGTCGGGACCTATGACGGTGCAGCGGGCGAGGTGCAGGAACCGAAGCTCATTTCGTGCAGGACCGTTACGGAACTTGGTGATTTCGGGAAAGGCGAAGTCGCTTTTCTCTGTACCAGCTATCACGATGAACAGATCGTGATTGTGGATCCCGGCAGTACCGGGCTGGCTGCCGGTTATACCGAAAAAAAGATTCCCGTGCTCGTGCTCGAACTGGGAAGTCTGATCGGGGGAAAGCGGGGCGTTACACCGGCGCGGTTCACCAAATTCATCACCTCCGGCAAAGGCCGCTCATGGCACAGTTTTTCGCAGCCGGAAACGCCGCCGGAAAAAACAGCAGAAGCGGAATCGGATTGGAAACCGCCGGTACGAACGAAGCGTGACTTCGTGCAGCTTGCCGCCGATATTGATTTTGAAAAAGAACTGAATGAAGAGCAGTTGGCGGCCGTCAGAGCGCCGGACGGTCCCACGCTGGTGATTGCCGCCGCCGGTACCGGAAAAACACGCACGCTGATTTATCGCCTGGCCTACCTCGCCACACAGAAACGGGTTCATCCTGATCATGTGCTGTTGCTGACATTCACCAATAAAGCCGCGCGGGAAATGCTGGAACGCACCCATCAGCTGGTCGGGAATCAATTCGGCAGTTATGACAGCGGAACTTTTCACTCTTTTGCTAACCGGGTTCTCCGGGCAGGTGCCAATCGTATTGGGTTCGGGCGCGATTTTACCATTCTGGATTCGGATGATGCCAAAAAGCTGATGCGTACGTGTATTGATGATATCGGCGTAGAAAAAAAACATTTTCCGAAACCGGAAGTTTTGCTGAGTCTCTTTGGCGTGGTCAGTGGCCGCATGGGTGATCTCAATGCCGCGATTGAAGAGGAGTTCGAATATTCCGATGTCGAGGCTGATGATGTCATCAAAGCGTACAATCTTTATCAGCAGAAAAAAAAGGAATCCAATTCGATGGATTTTGATGATCTGCTGATCTACGCCCATAAGCTGTTACTGGAACATGAAGACATTCGGCATCATTATCAGGAAGAGTTTAAATATGTCCTGGTCGACGAGTATCAGGACACGAATGCCATTCAGGCCGAGCTGGTTCATCTGCTGGTACAGACGCATGGAAATTTGATGGTTGTGGGCGATGATTTCCAGAGCATCTATTCCTGGCGCGGTGCCGACTTCCGCAATTTTTTAGAATTTGAAAAGACCTATCCGGGAACTCAGACCTTTAAACTTCAGACCAACTACCGCTCCACGCCGGAAATTCTGGATGTTGCCAACGAAGTGATTGCCGGGAATCCGGAGCAGTTTCAGAAAGAGCTGCAGGCGGTGCGCGCAAGTGATGTGCGGCCGAAACTGGTCAAGGTGCGCGATGGATCGGTGCAGGCCCGTTATGTGATTGAAAAAGCCAACGAACTGCAGCGGCAGGGTATTGCGCTCTCCGATATGTGTGTGCTCTATCGTTCGCATTTCCATGCCATGGAACTGGAAATGGAACTGAACCGTGCGGGGTTGGCCTATTCGCTGACTTCCGGCGTGCGTTTCTTTGAGAAGGCACATATCAAAGATGTCTGCTCCACGCTGCAGTTGCTGGTCAATCCGGCCAATGAACTGGCGTTTTCCCGTCTGCTCCAGCTTTTTCCGAAGGTTGGGGCGAAGACGGCATCGAAAATTTTTAAAAAACTCGGGGGCCGTGTGAATCTCCAGCGGGCGGAAACGTGTGCCGAAGTGCTTGCGGCTCTTCCGTCGGCCGCCAAAGCGGACTGGGAAAAGATACAGGATATTTTTATCGCCTATCGTGAGGAGAGTCTGGCGAGTGATCCCGGCGAAGTCATTTTCCGTTTTGTGAAAGCCTTCTATAAAGAATACATGGTCGAAAACTTTGATAACCATAAATTCCGGCAGGAGGATATCGACGGTCTGATCGACTTCACTGTGAAGTTTGACTCCACCGAAGCGTTTCTTCAGGAAATTGCGCTGCTTACCAATATGGATGCCGAGGGCGGAAATGCTCCGGCCGAAGAGGAACAGCGCGACGCGATTCGCCTGAGTACGGTACATCAGGCCAAAGGGCTGGAGTGGAAAGTCGTATTTATCCTTTTCGTCAATGAGGATATGTTTCCGTCCAAGAAGTCCGTGGAGGAAAACGGCGATGCCGAAGAGCGGCGGCTTTTCTACGTTGCGGTTACCCGCGCCGAGGATGATCTCTACATCTGCTCGCCGATGGTGCGTCGTCAGCGTGACGGTGGTATGATCTTCCTGGATCCCTCCCGCTTTCTCACTGAAATTCCCGAAGATCTACTCGAAGTGGATGGCGGCGGTTTTTATTGA
- the ilvD gene encoding dihydroxy-acid dehydratase, protein MRSDKTKKGLERAPHRALMRATGMSSEDIRKPFIAVCNAFNEVIPGHAHLDQVGKIVKDAVREAGGTPIEFNMIGVCDGIAMGHAGMKYSLPSRELIADAVETMVGAHAFDAMICIPNCDKIVPGMIMGAMRVNIPTIFASGGPMKAGKTKDGRVVDLISVFEAVAEHKQGSISDEELEEIECKGCPSQGSCSGMFTANSMNCLCEAIGLALPGNGTILALDPARHQLWKEAAKRAVEMAYADGPLPREIVTQESLDNAFALDMAMGGSTNTVLHTLAIAKEAGVEYDLDRINAVSKKCPNICKVSPSSHYHIEDVHAAGGISAILAETAKKEGLLNLDCPTVTGKTLGENIAGAESKDPECIRKIENAYSETGGLSVLWGNLAEGGCVVKSAGVDPKMLVHTGPAVIFESQEEACEGILGGKVKAGDVVVIRYEGPKGGPGMQEMLAPTSYIMGQGLGDKCALITDGRFSGGTHGACIGHISPEAAEGGPIGLLKEGDIIEIDIPNNRLSVALSEEELAERRKNWKEPEPRFTTGWLARYAKMATNASNGAVLQG, encoded by the coding sequence ATGCGCAGCGATAAAACAAAAAAGGGATTGGAACGGGCACCGCACCGTGCACTGATGCGTGCAACGGGGATGTCGTCTGAGGATATCAGAAAACCGTTCATTGCGGTTTGTAATGCTTTCAACGAGGTGATTCCGGGCCACGCTCATCTCGATCAGGTGGGAAAAATTGTGAAGGATGCGGTCCGCGAAGCGGGCGGTACACCCATTGAGTTCAATATGATCGGAGTGTGTGACGGCATTGCTATGGGCCATGCCGGGATGAAATATTCGCTGCCGAGCCGGGAGCTGATTGCCGATGCCGTGGAAACCATGGTCGGGGCTCATGCCTTCGATGCGATGATCTGTATCCCGAACTGCGATAAGATTGTTCCGGGCATGATCATGGGCGCGATGCGTGTGAATATTCCGACGATCTTCGCTTCCGGCGGTCCAATGAAAGCCGGGAAGACGAAAGATGGACGGGTCGTTGACCTGATCAGTGTTTTTGAAGCGGTGGCTGAACACAAACAGGGCTCCATTTCCGACGAAGAACTCGAAGAGATCGAATGCAAAGGCTGTCCGAGCCAGGGCTCCTGCTCCGGCATGTTCACAGCCAATTCGATGAACTGTCTGTGCGAAGCCATCGGTCTGGCACTGCCGGGTAACGGTACCATTCTTGCGCTGGATCCGGCTCGGCATCAGCTTTGGAAAGAAGCCGCGAAACGCGCAGTGGAGATGGCTTATGCTGACGGTCCGCTGCCGCGTGAGATTGTTACGCAGGAATCGCTCGACAATGCGTTTGCACTGGATATGGCGATGGGCGGAAGTACCAATACGGTATTGCATACGCTGGCGATCGCGAAAGAGGCGGGGGTAGAATACGATCTCGACCGCATCAACGCCGTTTCCAAAAAATGCCCGAACATCTGCAAGGTTTCGCCGTCTTCGCATTATCATATCGAAGATGTGCATGCCGCCGGCGGCATCAGTGCGATTCTGGCGGAAACGGCAAAGAAAGAAGGATTGCTCAATCTTGATTGTCCGACGGTGACCGGTAAAACGCTGGGTGAAAATATTGCCGGTGCGGAAAGTAAGGATCCGGAGTGTATTCGAAAAATTGAAAATGCCTATTCCGAAACCGGCGGCCTTTCTGTGCTCTGGGGTAACCTGGCAGAAGGCGGATGTGTCGTGAAGAGTGCGGGCGTTGATCCGAAAATGCTGGTGCACACGGGTCCGGCAGTGATCTTTGAATCGCAGGAGGAGGCGTGTGAAGGTATTCTTGGCGGCAAAGTGAAAGCCGGTGACGTAGTGGTGATCCGCTACGAAGGCCCGAAGGGCGGACCGGGTATGCAGGAAATGCTGGCGCCGACCTCTTACATTATGGGGCAGGGGCTGGGCGATAAATGCGCGTTGATCACCGACGGGCGTTTCAGTGGCGGAACGCACGGCGCGTGCATCGGTCATATTTCCCCGGAAGCAGCGGAAGGCGGCCCGATCGGTCTGCTGAAGGAAGGCGATATCATTGAAATCGATATTCCGAATAACCGACTGTCGGTTGCATTGTCCGAAGAGGAGCTTGCGGAACGTCGTAAGAACTGGAAGGAGCCGGAACCGCGCTTCACCACCGGATGGCTTGCGCGTTATGCCAAAATGGCCACCAATGCAAGCAACGGCGCGGTTCTGCAGGGATAA
- a CDS encoding ATP-dependent zinc protease has product MNDPLKLGWREWCALPDLGIPAIKTKVDTGAKTSCLHTFSIIPFRENGIDYVRFKVHPLQKNETVVLECTAPVKDERVVSDSGGHKEMRYIIETRMRIGDKERLIEMSLTNRDSMRFRMLLGRRAMEENTIVDPSASYLNGRLEARVLYRLV; this is encoded by the coding sequence ATGAATGACCCTCTCAAACTGGGCTGGCGTGAATGGTGTGCACTTCCCGATCTCGGCATCCCGGCCATCAAGACCAAAGTGGATACCGGGGCAAAAACCTCGTGCCTGCATACTTTCAGTATTATACCCTTCCGCGAAAACGGCATTGATTATGTTCGTTTTAAAGTCCACCCGCTTCAGAAAAATGAAACGGTCGTACTCGAATGTACAGCACCGGTGAAGGATGAACGGGTCGTCAGCGATTCAGGCGGCCATAAAGAAATGCGCTATATCATTGAAACCCGGATGCGAATTGGCGATAAGGAGCGGTTGATTGAAATGTCGCTGACGAACCGGGACTCGATGCGCTTCCGTATGCTTCTCGGACGGCGGGCCATGGAAGAAAACACCATCGTTGATCCGTCGGCGTCCTATCTCAATGGCCGGTTGGAGGCCAGAGTACTTTACCGTCTGGTCTGA
- the bioF gene encoding 8-amino-7-oxononanoate synthase yields MKQLGQSDPMDDTWIQQQLNVFAKQGLERRARIFPQAGGLIRIDGTEMLNFSSNDYLDLARHPHVIDRARQALNEFGTGTAASRLVTGTLPIHEELEQRLAREKGFDSALVFGTGYMANAGTIPVLAGRGDLIFADKLVHASMIDACRLSGAKLVRWTHNDAEALEKRLRQHADSTGRKLIITESVFSMDGDMAPLTEIAGLAEQYDAMLMVDEAHSTGTFGPNGAGLIRERGIENKVTVSMGTMSKAMAGFGGYVACSENLRKLLVHSSRAFIYTTAPPPAVIGAALGALDVFEASPRLGNILQANADYFRSLLHEAGLDTLDSRSQIIPVIIGDNEKTLAVSRKLRAENIICAAIRPPTVPPGTARLRISITLAHLVDDLERAAKAIIKAVKN; encoded by the coding sequence ATGAAACAACTTGGACAAAGTGACCCGATGGACGACACATGGATTCAACAGCAACTCAACGTTTTCGCGAAACAGGGACTCGAACGCCGCGCCCGCATTTTCCCTCAGGCCGGAGGACTCATCCGCATTGACGGAACAGAAATGCTCAATTTTTCGAGCAACGATTATCTCGACCTCGCCCGCCACCCGCATGTCATTGATCGCGCCCGGCAGGCACTGAATGAGTTCGGCACAGGTACCGCAGCCTCACGGCTGGTCACCGGAACGCTGCCGATCCACGAGGAACTCGAGCAACGCCTGGCCCGGGAAAAAGGCTTTGATTCAGCACTTGTGTTCGGAACAGGCTATATGGCCAACGCCGGCACTATTCCCGTTCTCGCCGGTCGCGGCGACCTGATTTTTGCAGACAAACTCGTACACGCCTCAATGATCGACGCCTGCAGACTTTCCGGCGCCAAACTCGTCCGCTGGACGCATAATGACGCAGAGGCACTGGAAAAACGGTTAAGACAGCATGCCGACTCCACCGGCCGCAAACTGATCATTACCGAATCTGTGTTCAGTATGGACGGCGATATGGCGCCACTGACCGAAATCGCCGGTCTGGCGGAACAATATGACGCGATGCTGATGGTTGATGAAGCGCATTCCACCGGTACCTTCGGCCCGAACGGGGCCGGACTGATCCGCGAACGGGGAATTGAAAACAAGGTTACGGTCTCGATGGGCACGATGAGCAAAGCGATGGCCGGCTTCGGCGGTTACGTGGCCTGTTCTGAAAATCTGCGGAAGCTCCTGGTTCATTCCTCACGCGCATTTATCTATACTACCGCCCCGCCGCCGGCGGTCATCGGCGCGGCACTCGGTGCCCTCGATGTATTCGAAGCTTCTCCAAGACTTGGAAATATTCTACAGGCGAATGCCGATTATTTCCGGTCGCTGCTGCACGAAGCCGGACTGGACACACTCGACAGCCGAAGCCAGATTATTCCGGTGATTATCGGCGACAACGAAAAAACACTCGCCGTTTCCCGGAAACTGCGCGCGGAAAATATCATCTGCGCCGCCATCCGCCCGCCCACCGTTCCGCCGGGCACAGCACGCCTGCGTATTTCAATTACCCTGGCGCATCTGGTCGACGATCTGGAACGTGCCGCGAAGGCCATCATCAAAGCCGTTAAAAATTAG
- a CDS encoding 50S ribosomal protein L11 methyltransferase, translating to MKEKNKNCGGQLNLLVPTEHAERVCEWVRDVLEKEPIEVSHPHAERAQIEIYFDSLIQAEIARKALPDDLFIQHTEAKEYKEQDWTTFWQHHFKTMELGQNLRIIPEWEPVPEDDRVNIIINPGLSFGTGGHFTTRFCLEALESTKRSMEINSMIDAGTGSGILSIAAVKLGITDVVAFDYDPVCVDQCTVNAARNGVAGKIHFFQADVLQPGWNSKPADLICANILTSVLLEAAPMLKRAAKKRLLLSGIREIEADAVAGTFIELGCREVSRDGDGKWCGLVIDV from the coding sequence ATGAAAGAAAAAAACAAAAACTGCGGCGGACAGTTAAACCTGCTGGTCCCCACCGAACACGCGGAACGGGTCTGTGAATGGGTGCGCGATGTTCTTGAAAAAGAACCGATCGAAGTGAGCCACCCTCATGCTGAACGGGCTCAGATCGAAATCTATTTTGACTCCCTGATTCAGGCCGAAATTGCACGCAAAGCCCTGCCGGACGATCTTTTTATTCAGCACACTGAAGCCAAGGAATACAAAGAACAGGACTGGACCACCTTCTGGCAGCACCACTTCAAAACCATGGAACTGGGCCAAAACCTGCGCATTATCCCCGAATGGGAGCCGGTCCCGGAGGACGACAGAGTTAATATTATCATCAACCCCGGGCTCAGTTTCGGTACCGGCGGACATTTCACAACCCGATTCTGCCTGGAGGCCCTGGAGTCAACAAAACGTTCCATGGAAATCAATTCGATGATTGATGCCGGAACCGGCAGCGGCATTCTTTCGATTGCCGCAGTCAAACTGGGCATTACCGACGTCGTCGCCTTCGATTACGATCCCGTCTGCGTCGACCAATGTACCGTCAATGCAGCACGCAACGGCGTGGCAGGAAAAATTCACTTTTTCCAGGCGGATGTTCTGCAGCCCGGCTGGAACAGCAAACCGGCGGATCTGATTTGCGCCAATATCCTGACTTCCGTGCTGCTCGAAGCCGCCCCTATGCTGAAACGCGCCGCGAAAAAACGGCTGCTTCTCAGCGGAATCCGCGAAATCGAGGCCGATGCCGTGGCCGGCACTTTTATAGAGCTCGGCTGCAGGGAAGTGTCGCGCGACGGCGATGGCAAATGGTGCGGACTGGTCATTGATGTCTGA
- a CDS encoding aldo/keto reductase: MARLRSSESSVPSCSRMRPVTSPARRLLSTAALSILCGKRMKYNQLGSTGIEVSALTIGAWQLGGPLFFDGKPDGHPDPGKENVIRMIHELGDLGINAIDTAEQYSAGESERRVGEALKGQRDRWVISSKFGYRVGEGGTRIDDSSPPTILPSLEGSLKRLDTDYVDVYLYHCAPETGHLEEGREILERAKAAGKIRAYGVSTGDFKLLDTMVKAGNVEVVQFPVSLLDPASEAWKIARANQLGTQLRGVMAQGRLSGKYFHKKPQFASDDNRSNWCADEDYSKFAVLAECLPEGMTMAQAAIKWILDRPGAHTICMGAKNIEDYRSAIAAVEMPALGAEVRSRLEFMAQSL, encoded by the coding sequence ATGGCACGATTGAGGAGTTCGGAAAGCTCGGTGCCTTCCTGCTCTCGGATGCGGCCAGTTACATCACCGGCCAGACGATTGCTGTCGACGGCGGCTCTATCAATACTGTGTGGTAAACGCATGAAATATAATCAGCTTGGAAGTACCGGAATAGAGGTTTCGGCTTTAACCATCGGTGCATGGCAGCTGGGCGGACCGCTGTTTTTTGATGGAAAACCCGATGGGCATCCGGACCCTGGGAAAGAAAATGTGATCCGCATGATCCATGAGCTGGGGGACCTCGGTATCAATGCTATCGACACGGCGGAGCAGTACAGTGCCGGGGAATCTGAGCGGCGCGTGGGTGAAGCATTGAAGGGACAGCGAGACCGATGGGTGATTTCCTCCAAATTCGGCTATCGCGTGGGCGAGGGCGGAACGCGGATTGACGATTCGTCGCCGCCGACCATTCTGCCGAGTCTGGAAGGTTCGCTGAAGAGGCTGGATACCGATTATGTCGATGTTTATCTCTACCACTGCGCGCCGGAAACCGGGCATCTGGAAGAAGGTCGTGAAATACTGGAAAGGGCCAAAGCGGCTGGAAAAATCCGGGCGTACGGGGTTTCGACCGGCGATTTTAAACTGCTGGACACGATGGTTAAGGCAGGGAATGTCGAGGTGGTGCAGTTTCCGGTCAGTTTGCTCGATCCGGCTTCCGAAGCCTGGAAAATTGCACGGGCAAATCAGCTCGGCACCCAGTTGCGCGGGGTGATGGCACAGGGACGGTTGAGCGGAAAATATTTTCATAAAAAACCGCAATTCGCTTCCGATGATAACCGGTCTAATTGGTGCGCGGACGAAGACTATTCGAAATTTGCCGTTCTTGCCGAGTGTCTCCCCGAAGGGATGACCATGGCGCAGGCCGCCATTAAATGGATTCTCGACCGGCCCGGTGCTCATACGATTTGCATGGGGGCCAAAAACATAGAAGATTACCGCTCTGCCATCGCGGCGGTTGAGATGCCCGCATTAGGTGCCGAAGTGCGTTCCCGGCTGGAATTTATGGCGCAAAGTCTTTGA
- a CDS encoding CPBP family intramembrane metalloprotease, producing MKIVPALIPYLAVLLGMHVLSSAWAAMLFYHAGMLLFLCIRKSSGDWKKIGRGCSPLLIPAMIVCALAAPVVYFMWPFFRISEHALVEWMAEYGLTGAAWMLLIPWFSVVHPMLEELHWRGIGPERAERLCWQDFAFAGYHVFVLYELVYWPWLFMVFGILVGSSFFWRWAAERFGGYLLPVLTHAVADAGVLMGVWLLIRR from the coding sequence ATGAAAATCGTTCCCGCTCTGATCCCGTATCTGGCTGTGCTGCTGGGGATGCATGTGCTCAGCAGTGCATGGGCGGCTATGCTGTTTTATCACGCCGGTATGCTGTTATTTCTGTGTATAAGGAAATCTTCCGGGGATTGGAAAAAGATCGGCCGGGGCTGTTCGCCCCTGCTGATTCCGGCGATGATCGTATGTGCGCTGGCCGCGCCGGTGGTTTATTTTATGTGGCCGTTTTTCCGGATATCGGAACATGCGCTGGTGGAATGGATGGCGGAATACGGCCTGACCGGAGCTGCGTGGATGCTGTTGATTCCCTGGTTTTCGGTCGTACATCCGATGCTGGAAGAGCTTCACTGGCGGGGTATCGGGCCGGAAAGGGCGGAGAGGCTGTGTTGGCAGGATTTTGCTTTTGCGGGATATCATGTATTTGTGTTGTATGAGCTGGTTTACTGGCCTTGGCTGTTTATGGTGTTCGGTATATTGGTCGGAAGCTCGTTTTTCTGGCGCTGGGCGGCGGAGCGGTTCGGCGGATATCTGTTGCCGGTGCTGACGCATGCGGTGGCGGATGCCGGGGTTCTAATGGGCGTTTGGTTATTGATAAGGAGATGA